Proteins encoded together in one Benincasa hispida cultivar B227 chromosome 1, ASM972705v1, whole genome shotgun sequence window:
- the LOC120067286 gene encoding protein LIGHT-DEPENDENT SHORT HYPOCOTYLS 4-like: MDSQNDTVEAAPSPSSTTLSRYENQKRRDWNTFGHYITNHTPPLALACCNGAHVVEFLRYLDQFGKTKIHSNLCPFFGHPSPSGPCSCPLRQAWGSLDALVGRLRAAYEEHGGNAEFNPFGARPVRLYLREVRDLQAKARGISYQKKKKRKLSLSPPPPRQHAAVFGAASSNGESTISQLKL, translated from the coding sequence ATGGATTCTCAAAACGACACCGTTGAAGCCGCACCATCCCCATCTTCCACGACTCTAAGCCGCTACGAGAATCAAAAGCGTCGCGACTGGAACACGTTCGGCCACTACATAACCAACCACACCCCACCTTTAGCTTTGGCTTGCTGCAACGGCGCCCACGTGGTCGAGTTCCTCCGCTACCTAGACCAGTTTGGCAAGACCAAGATCCATTCCAACCTCTGCCCTTTCTTTGGCCACCCCAGCCCTTCGGGCCCATGCTCCTGCCCCTTACGCCAAGCATGGGGCAGCCTCGACGCGCTTGTGGGCCGCCTTCGGGCTGCCTATGAGGAGCACGGTGGGAATGCTGAGTTCAACCCTTTTGGGGCTCGCCCCGTGCGCCTCTATTTGCGTGAGGTCCGAGATTTGCAAGCTAAGGCTAGAGGGATTAGTtaccagaagaagaagaagcggaAGCTGTCGTTGAGTCCGCCGCCGCCACGGCAGCATGCGGCTGTGTTTGGGGCTGCTAGCAGTAATGGTGAAAGTACAATAAGCCAGTTGAAGTTATAA